The sequence gtgttctcatcactgttgcattcttCATAATGCAAATCTCTGCTGCCAATCTTGGCAATGATGACCTTGAGTACTCCTAAGTACTTTTTAATTACAGTGTCCAACGCTAATTCGGTCATCTTCAATTAAGAATAACCCAAGGTAATCCCAAAGAATCAATACTATATCCcaaaatcttattgcatgctatgatatcaataaatgtagtgacccaactcggattcactactaatcagagtttaaaaataaattaagcatgcaatatagTAATCAGAGATACCCTACGGAAACTTAAAATAGATATTGGTCTGCAGATACAACCGAATTAATAAATCAATTtgatatacaactcaatcgaataaatcttaaataaataaatcctacTTCTAAGTCCTGATGTCTCTCTTACTGGTCACTGACTCCTCCGAGTCCCTGGCGTACTATCTacacctgcaactgccccgtctaatggggtgtccagaaaatagaAAACCActggacatgagctctaagctcaatgcATTATTACGGGTAACATAcaaacactacaagaaaattgtaaaacgacaacggatattatccgttgtcgtagggagGGATAAAACCGTTGTAACTGGGGGCGTTGTAAAAAGCGTGCCCTATTACAACggtttttatccgttgtcgtagctGTCTACCacaacggttttgcaacagttcatatccgttgtcgtagtctccgaagacaacggtttttatccgttgtcgtatctaTATACCACAACGGttattatccgttgtcgtagttTCCAAAGACAACGgtgtatatccgttgtcgtatatGTCTACCACAACGGTTTCAAAACAATTTTAACCGTTGTCGTAAGtcttcaaagacaacggttccGCAACAGTGttaatccgttgtcgttgacTATTTAAGACAATggttttgcaacagtttatatccgttgttttttttttttctatttaagacaacggtttttgcaACGGTGCATATCTGTTGTCGAATGTGTGGTATACGACAACGTTTTTTGCAATAACATAAATCAGTTGTATTTGGAATCATTAAAACCGTTGCCTAATTAATCTTTATACgaactataaatattaataaagaaatgaatataaaataaaatatttactacattgaatccatgaaaatattcaagttcCAATTAGTTACACACATCTAATTTGGAAGATAATACTACGTAGTCGAAACTCAAAATATCCcatctaatataatataaatgtaaCAAAAGTAGTTTCAAAAGATGGTTgtatcaaaacataaatcatCATGTGTTTGTTTTTGATAACGATGTTCACGAGATGACTTCTACGTATTACCAAGGCGATCAGAAACACAGCTAAATCATTGCATCAAAACCCCTTATGCATTACTCCGAGTTACCTACAAGAAAACAGCAAGATCAgtccaaaattatcaacaaGAAAATTAGACCAATTTAAACATGGAATCCAATCTCAACTATCAAACTAATACCTTGCTTGtcatggaaaaaaataaaagaaaaaaactcaGCAACTCCAAAAGGGAAGAAGGCAGTGGACGGAACAACGAGAGGGTAAtgcaaaacacacacacactcacATGCATCTGTCAACATGCATAGCATTCAAAATCCACAGTTCGAAGCCATTTGCAAAGGAAAGGAGGAGGGAATGGGTGTTGCAAAACACCCTTTATAAAGAAACACAGATACCATGGATTGATTTCACAGCCAAGCAAGTTTCAAGTCTTTCATCGACACAAGATTTTTAACATTGGATGAATAACCTGTAGGGACCTTTGTTTCAGACAAAGAATTGCAAAGTTTTCTTTTCTCAGCCTTACTTAGAGTATAACATGCTGCTGGTAAAAAAGTTCTCTTATCCCCCATCTTTGGTGCCAAATCAGTCCTCAAATTCATCTCCACAAGATCTAGTCTTGCTGCTACCCCGTCCTTTGATTTTCCAGGAATGTCAAGTAACGTACCGACCAAACTTTCACAAAAATGTTTTTCAATGTGCATCACATCAAGAACATGCCGAACATGTAGATGTTTCCAatactcaagctcaaagaaTATAGATTTCTTTTTCCAGCAAGATATTTTATCACCATGCTGCATCTGACACTTCACACTCACTTTTCCCGGGCGATAattaattctttcaactctatCTAAAATTTCATGCCCAGTTAATGGTTTCGGTGCGGGGTTTAACTCTTGGTTCCCATTAAATGCTTTTTTCTGCCTTCGATAAGGATGACTAGGAGGAAGAAATCTTCTATGGCCTGTGTATGACATTTTTCTACTATGCTTCAACCTTGTAAAACATGTTTCTTCCCCACAAACAGGACATGCATGATATCCTTTCACAACACAACCTGACAAGTTCCCATATGCAGGAAAATCATTGATTGTCCATAGTAAGACAGCTCTAAGTGAGAAACTTTCTTCTCGACATGCATCATATGCCTCAACACCTATAtcccataatttttttaagtcaTCAATCAAAGGTGCTAAGTAAACGTCAATATCATTTCCCGGCTGTTTAGGACCAGAAATCAACAAAGTGAGCATCATAAACTTTCTCTTCATACACAACCATGGAGGAAGATTATAAGTTATCATCACAACTGGCCAACAACTATATGCAGAACTCATCAAACGATGAGGATTGATCCCATCTGCTGATAAGGCCAATCTAAGATTTCTAGGTTCAGCAGCAAAATCTGGCCACTTGTGATCAACTACTTTCCAAGCGGGCGCATCGGCCGGATGACGCAAGTGTCCATCACGaattcttttatcagcatgcCAAGTTAACTCCTTGCATATCTCCTTGttccgaaacaatctttgaaaTCTTGGAATAGGTGGGAAGTACCAAAGGACCTTTGCAGGAACTCCTTCATTTATCGTAGAATTTTTACCCAACTTCCACCTTGACATCCTACAAATAGGGCAATTGGAAAAACCCTCGTACTCCTTCCGGTATAAGATACAATCATTCGGACAAGCATGaattttcacataattcatcccTAATGCACACAAGCTTTTCTTTGCATCATACAAAGATGAAGGCAATTCATTGTCATCTGGAAGCATTTCTCCGAACAAACTAAGTAAGTCTGTGAAACTTTTATCACTCCAACTATATTTTGCCTTCAAGTTATACAATTTCACAAGTGCTGATAACTTTGTAAATTTTGTACATCCAGGAAACAAAGGTTTCTCGGCATCTTCAAGTAGCTTATGGAATTGGTTTGGATTTTCAGCATAACTGTCGTATGCTGCATGTACCATATCAAAAGGGTCCTCAGCAAAAGTTTTTTGTTCATCTCGCCCTACTTGATCACTGTAATTCATTGAGTTGTCGATCGTAGATCTTTCCCCATGCCAAATCCATTTATGATATGTTAAATCTATACCATTACAACACAAATGTGCTCTTATAGTGTCAACATCTTTCAGCTTCAGATTACCACATCTTGAACATGGGCAAGCTATTTCATTCGGATCGGTAGCGTTTCGCATTGCAAACTTCAAGAAAGACTCTACCCCAACCTCATATTCATGTGATAACCTATTTTTTGACATCCACTCTTTGTCCATCTTTTTAATAGCTAATGAGTCAAAGAACTGATTAAAAAATGATGCAAAGAACTCTAAAAGCATGGTAAGGTTAAAGAAggtataaatgataaaaatcacccaaaaaaaatgaattttacaaGTAAGCAACAAATTTGATGGtcatacttccaaaaatcagaaataagaaatgaagaaaattattgtttttttaatgtCCAGAAATGGTATCTTTCAAACTTTTTTCCCTAGCAaactcttttttctttttcctatTTTTTAATGTCAAGAAATGGTATTTTAAATGGTAACTTCACAAACTCTTGAAGTTAGACTTTGCAAGAGATTTtaatcttaaaattttaaaaaaaaaataacaaaaatagaaGGTTCAGAAAACCCACCACAAGTCTGAAAAAAATTGCAGAAAAATACTTGAACAAAGTGGGGTACCAACCTTTTTTAATGTTAGGCAAACTTCTGAAAAATCTCCGGGAGCAATCAGTTTTGTGGATGCAAGTTTGGTCAATTCAGTAACAGCCTCTTTTCTCTCCGACCATTTAGC comes from Henckelia pumila isolate YLH828 chromosome 4, ASM3356847v2, whole genome shotgun sequence and encodes:
- the LOC140862370 gene encoding uncharacterized protein, which translates into the protein MTETDKGRHHRVSFVSLFSSFVLMFRGFLVDAKSRFTVFCAFGEWVENFQWDGEVQSSKVTSSSGTHHSSSDDNARQLLAEQLPKDSSEIDAFSSSPCKQEPQIPNLKAKIINLAAKAAKWSERKEAVTELTKLASTKLIAPGDFSEVCLTLKKFFDSLAIKKMDKEWMSKNRLSHEYEVGVESFLKFAMRNATDPNEIACPCSRCGNLKLKDVDTIRAHLCCNGIDLTYHKWIWHGERSTIDNSMNYSDQVGRDEQKTFAEDPFDMVHAAYDSYAENPNQFHKLLEDAEKPLFPGCTKFTKLSALVKLYNLKAKYSWSDKSFTDLLSLFGEMLPDDNELPSSLYDAKKSLCALGMNYVKIHACPNDCILYRKEYEGFSNCPICRMSRWKLGKNSTINEGVPAKVLWYFPPIPRFQRLFRNKEICKELTWHADKRIRDGHLRHPADAPAWKVVDHKWPDFAAEPRNLRLALSADGINPHRLMSSAYSCWPVVMITYNLPPWLCMKRKFMMLTLLISGPKQPGNDIDVYLAPLIDDLKKLWDIGVEAYDACREESFSLRAVLLWTINDFPAYGNLSGCVVKGYHACPVCGEETCFTRLKHSRKMSYTGHRRFLPPSHPYRRQKKAFNGNQELNPAPKPLTGHEILDRVERINYRPGKVSVKCQMQHGDKISCWKKKSIFFELEYWKHLHVRHVLDVMHIEKHFCESLVGTLLDIPGKSKDGVAARLDLVEMNLRTDLAPKMGDKRTFLPAACYTLSKAEKRKLCNSLSETKVPTGYSSNVKNLVSMKDLKLAWL